A part of Thermocrinis albus DSM 14484 genomic DNA contains:
- the coxB gene encoding cytochrome c oxidase subunit II gives MRKSALLTLFTASCALAAPVAEPARYWYNMYYIWLVVAVAIYLIVVIPAIYFAVKYRYRKGNETAQHVQENHLLEILWTIVPVLIVIYLATQSFAFYRVQRNAPEGAFEIKVTGFMWGWQFQYPNGKQVIAFFNMMEDPQTKEYLPLDKIPDTAKAYIPAGVPIKVLLTSQDVIHSFYVHPAKVMEDAVPGRITHLWFQINQPGEYWVFCREYCGTKHSKMAAVLKVVPKEEFEKWYGGPLPIQGKQVSFNIQ, from the coding sequence ATGAGGAAGAGTGCTCTTTTAACACTGTTTACAGCTTCCTGTGCATTAGCGGCTCCTGTGGCTGAACCAGCACGGTACTGGTACAACATGTACTACATATGGTTGGTGGTGGCGGTGGCCATTTATCTCATAGTGGTTATACCAGCCATCTACTTTGCCGTTAAGTACAGGTACAGAAAAGGTAACGAAACCGCTCAGCATGTTCAAGAAAATCACTTGCTGGAGATACTTTGGACCATAGTTCCCGTTCTCATAGTGATATATCTAGCTACTCAAAGTTTCGCCTTTTACAGGGTTCAGAGAAACGCCCCTGAAGGAGCCTTCGAGATAAAGGTCACAGGGTTCATGTGGGGGTGGCAGTTTCAGTATCCTAACGGGAAACAGGTTATTGCCTTCTTCAACATGATGGAAGATCCTCAAACTAAGGAATACTTACCGTTAGATAAGATTCCCGACACAGCAAAAGCCTACATCCCAGCAGGTGTTCCTATAAAGGTTCTCCTCACCTCACAGGATGTCATACACTCCTTCTACGTTCACCCAGCTAAGGTTATGGAGGATGCTGTTCCAGGCAGGATCACTCATCTCTGGTTCCAGATAAATCAACCTGGTGAGTACTGGGTTTTCTGTAGAGAGTACTGCGGAACAAAACACTCTAAGATGGCTGCCGTGCTGAAGGTGGTACCCAAGGAGGAGTTTGAAAAGTGGTACGGTGGCCCTTTACCTATACAGGGTAAGCAAGTATCTTTTAACATACAGTAA
- a CDS encoding SCO family protein, producing MKVILLLTLLLAYAMAYRISSYGEQDVSVVKVEEDLYLGKPVPNFRVHTLKGDVDLYSFIKGHPTALVFVYFTCDTACPLTVSNLYKISTELSSNYRYVVLSFDERDNLNTLRNLVRKTFGAENPPPNWLVGTLSKEDINQITTSTGLKFYYIERDKIFLHTSAVIFLSPEGRIMRYLYGAFFRPKDVSLAFVDAQRENPSVSNLIDLAVLACYRYDHSRSKYVLDPLVIFALLGIGGVVTTLGLAKFYRVKQEVKE from the coding sequence ATGAAGGTCATCCTTTTACTGACGCTACTTCTCGCTTATGCCATGGCTTACAGAATATCTTCTTACGGTGAACAGGACGTGAGTGTGGTAAAGGTAGAAGAGGATCTCTATCTGGGAAAACCTGTACCCAACTTTCGGGTACACACCCTGAAGGGTGATGTGGATCTTTACAGCTTTATAAAAGGGCATCCCACTGCCCTCGTTTTTGTTTACTTCACCTGTGATACGGCCTGCCCCCTTACAGTCAGTAACCTTTACAAGATATCAACGGAACTTTCTAGCAACTATAGATACGTGGTGCTTTCTTTCGACGAACGAGATAATCTAAACACTTTAAGGAACTTGGTGAGGAAGACCTTCGGTGCAGAGAATCCACCCCCCAATTGGTTAGTGGGTACCCTTAGCAAGGAGGACATAAACCAGATAACCACTTCCACCGGCCTCAAGTTTTACTACATAGAGAGAGACAAGATCTTTCTTCACACCAGCGCCGTCATATTCCTCTCTCCTGAAGGTAGGATAATGAGGTACCTTTACGGAGCCTTCTTCCGTCCTAAAGATGTCTCTTTGGCTTTTGTGGATGCTCAGAGAGAGAACCCCTCCGTCAGCAATCTGATAGACCTTGCTGTGTTGGCATGTTATAGATACGATCATTCCAGAAGCAAGTATGTGCTGGACCCTTTGGTTATATTCGCTCTGTTGGGGATAGGTGGTGTGGTTACCACCTTAGGTTTAGCCAAATTTTATAGAGTAAAGCAGGAGGTGAAGGAATGA
- a CDS encoding alpha/beta fold hydrolase: MSANVFLHGWGFSSKVFRHFEGIKIDLPYHGRSSLRYTSLDKLVEEIALRVPPHSLLVGWSLGGSVALLLAHRFPKKVKSLILIGTTAHFRRYWPEKNLRGFLLKVRQKRDSFLWHFRRLAYGREFTDALDIDGATELLEDYMNLNLFPLLPTIRKPVIILHGVLDQVVPLRAALDLYRRLPKAKFLSFAGGHFPLHEDTIRKVLKGVSQL, encoded by the coding sequence GTGAGTGCTAACGTATTTCTGCACGGATGGGGTTTCAGCTCCAAGGTGTTTCGTCATTTTGAAGGTATTAAGATAGACCTCCCTTATCACGGGAGGTCCTCCCTTCGGTACACCTCTTTAGATAAGTTGGTGGAAGAAATCGCCCTTAGAGTGCCTCCCCACAGCCTTTTGGTAGGTTGGTCCTTGGGGGGTAGTGTGGCTCTTCTGCTGGCTCATCGCTTTCCCAAGAAAGTGAAGTCCCTCATACTCATAGGTACGACCGCTCATTTCAGAAGGTACTGGCCGGAGAAGAACTTAAGGGGTTTCTTGCTGAAAGTGAGACAGAAAAGGGACAGCTTTTTGTGGCACTTCAGAAGACTGGCTTACGGGAGGGAGTTCACCGATGCTCTGGACATAGATGGAGCGACGGAACTTCTCGAAGACTACATGAACCTAAATCTCTTTCCTCTACTACCCACCATTAGGAAACCTGTGATAATACTGCACGGAGTTCTGGACCAGGTAGTGCCCTTAAGGGCGGCTTTGGATCTTTACAGAAGATTACCGAAGGCTAAATTCTTATCTTTTGCAGGAGGACACTTTCCCCTTCATGAGGATACTATCCGTAAGGTTCTCAAGGGCGTGTCACAGTTATGA
- the truB gene encoding tRNA pseudouridine(55) synthase TruB produces MIPGILLVDKPKGITSMKVVEEIKRKFRFKKAGHTGTLDPIATGLLIVLVEEATRYAEFFQRQPKTYETVAVLGQIRDTYDEEGKVLEEREVKLSCEDVEKALEKFRGRILQKPPLYSAKKLGGIRAHQYARRGVDIELKAVEVEVYRAQVLECHIPVIKLLYTVSSGTYVRSLVHDLGMELGCGAYVKDLRRTAVGNFSVSMAISFERLMSLEDVMGVLIPIWDALQFLPAVYLSGSQARPIKNGNAIHLKTHFNGYVRLFEGEEFLGVGLIKDGLLKPYRLMPLKVG; encoded by the coding sequence ATGATTCCGGGTATCTTGTTGGTAGATAAGCCTAAAGGTATCACTTCCATGAAAGTGGTGGAGGAGATAAAGAGGAAGTTTCGTTTCAAGAAAGCGGGTCACACAGGTACACTGGATCCCATAGCCACGGGGCTGTTGATAGTTTTGGTAGAAGAAGCCACACGTTATGCAGAGTTTTTTCAAAGGCAACCTAAAACTTACGAAACTGTGGCGGTCCTCGGACAGATAAGAGATACCTATGACGAGGAAGGGAAGGTTCTAGAGGAGCGAGAAGTAAAGCTGTCCTGTGAGGACGTAGAGAAGGCTCTGGAGAAGTTCAGAGGGCGTATTCTTCAGAAGCCTCCACTATACTCTGCCAAGAAGTTGGGCGGGATAAGAGCTCATCAGTACGCCAGGAGAGGTGTGGACATAGAACTGAAGGCGGTAGAGGTGGAGGTTTACAGGGCTCAGGTGTTGGAGTGCCATATACCTGTGATAAAACTTCTCTACACCGTGTCCTCTGGTACTTACGTGCGCAGCTTGGTACATGATCTAGGTATGGAGCTTGGGTGTGGTGCTTACGTGAAAGATCTCAGGAGAACAGCTGTAGGTAATTTTAGCGTTAGCATGGCTATCTCCTTTGAAAGGCTCATGTCCTTGGAAGACGTTATGGGTGTTCTTATACCTATATGGGATGCCCTCCAGTTTCTACCAGCAGTGTACCTCAGTGGTTCTCAGGCTCGTCCCATAAAGAACGGAAACGCTATCCATCTTAAAACTCACTTTAACGGCTACGTAAGGCTGTTTGAAGGTGAAGAGTTCCTGGGGGTAGGTCTCATAAAGGACGGGCTTTTAAAACCTTACCGTCTTATGCCCCTCAAGGTGGGTTAG
- a CDS encoding YgaP family membrane protein: MDRVLRLTSGGVLLLVFLVAILPSDIHWFWKAFILFMAINQIQSAFTNWCPVMVLYRKMGIKECEC, encoded by the coding sequence ATGGACAGAGTTCTGAGACTCACATCAGGAGGCGTTCTTTTGTTAGTTTTTCTGGTGGCCATACTACCCTCCGACATACATTGGTTCTGGAAGGCCTTTATTCTCTTTATGGCCATAAATCAGATTCAATCTGCCTTTACCAATTGGTGTCCTGTGATGGTTCTTTACAGGAAGATGGGTATAAAGGAGTGTGAGTGCTAA
- a CDS encoding cytochrome c oxidase subunit 3, producing the protein MAQHEVHHGAHHLGAHEYSFWPLPVGMAVLLLPITFIAYFVWAKSMLALLLGGMSLALLVVGLSGWAYEFYTRGHEEGLGFPAMMFFIVSEIVIFGTMFAAFYMARVAHASQWKSWVPQELNLYTPLILTLILWTSSGTAALAEKFAHAERRGLSALFFLFTIGLGALFAIIHIQEWTHLWHSGFTLSSNMYGTGFYALTGIHTSHVFVGLIMMVVAVFLLLTGKITHHKGQTYVRATVLYWHFVDLMWLLVASSAYLIGSLV; encoded by the coding sequence ATGGCACAGCACGAGGTGCACCACGGGGCACACCATCTTGGAGCCCATGAGTACAGCTTCTGGCCTCTTCCCGTGGGTATGGCCGTTCTTTTACTGCCCATTACCTTCATAGCCTACTTTGTGTGGGCTAAGTCCATGCTAGCTCTCCTTTTAGGGGGTATGAGCTTAGCTCTGCTGGTGGTGGGTCTGTCAGGTTGGGCCTATGAGTTTTACACCAGGGGCCATGAAGAGGGTCTAGGATTCCCCGCTATGATGTTCTTCATAGTTTCGGAGATCGTCATCTTTGGGACCATGTTCGCCGCCTTCTACATGGCAAGGGTAGCTCATGCGTCTCAGTGGAAGAGTTGGGTGCCTCAGGAACTCAATCTCTACACACCTCTCATACTTACTTTGATACTATGGACCTCCAGCGGTACAGCAGCCTTAGCTGAGAAGTTTGCTCATGCTGAAAGAAGAGGATTATCTGCCTTATTCTTCCTCTTCACCATAGGTCTGGGTGCTCTGTTCGCTATCATTCATATTCAGGAGTGGACACATCTGTGGCACTCTGGTTTCACCCTCAGTTCAAACATGTACGGTACAGGTTTTTACGCCCTTACTGGTATTCACACATCCCACGTATTTGTAGGACTCATCATGATGGTGGTGGCCGTGTTCCTTCTCCTGACAGGGAAGATAACTCACCACAAAGGTCAAACTTACGTGAGGGCGACGGTCCTCTACTGGCACTTTGTGGACCTCATGTGGTTGTTGGTAGCCAGCAGTGCTTACCTCATAGGTAGCTTGGTATGA
- a CDS encoding sigma-70 family RNA polymerase sigma factor, with the protein MMSDTEQEILAQYLKKVSKIPLLTPEEEKELARRAKEGDTEALRKLVESNLRFVISIAKQYQGYGLPLSELIAAGNYGLVEAAKRFDPDRGVKFISYAVWWIRQAIMQALSQQSGAVRIPLKQSHVINRIASIYSKLYKEQEKEPTAEEVAYEYTKEILQKEMERELGRPPTEEEIERRIKKEGLKISPQEVEKCLQICKAPLSLDAPIGEDEDTFFVDLLSKHGSADVEEKVLTEFLEKEIEEMLDKLPEKERRVIELRFGLRGEEPRTLREIGEILNISRERVRQLETRALRKLRNMAMKKHLKDFLS; encoded by the coding sequence ATGATGTCCGACACAGAGCAGGAGATCCTAGCCCAGTACCTGAAGAAGGTTTCTAAAATACCCCTCCTGACGCCTGAAGAAGAGAAGGAATTGGCCAGAAGGGCGAAGGAGGGTGACACGGAGGCCTTGAGGAAACTGGTGGAGTCTAACCTCAGATTCGTCATAAGTATAGCCAAACAGTACCAGGGTTATGGCCTACCTCTATCGGAACTCATAGCGGCCGGTAACTACGGTCTTGTGGAGGCAGCAAAACGTTTTGACCCAGACAGAGGTGTTAAGTTTATATCTTACGCGGTATGGTGGATAAGGCAGGCTATCATGCAGGCCCTCTCCCAGCAATCGGGAGCTGTTCGTATACCCCTCAAACAGTCCCACGTTATCAACAGAATAGCCAGTATATACAGTAAACTCTACAAGGAGCAGGAGAAGGAACCTACAGCGGAAGAGGTCGCTTACGAGTACACTAAAGAAATACTACAGAAGGAGATGGAGAGGGAACTGGGCAGACCGCCCACAGAGGAGGAGATTGAAAGGCGCATCAAGAAGGAGGGGCTGAAAATAAGTCCTCAGGAGGTGGAGAAATGCCTCCAGATATGTAAAGCACCCCTCTCCCTGGATGCACCCATTGGAGAGGACGAGGACACTTTCTTTGTGGATCTTCTCAGTAAGCACGGTAGCGCAGATGTAGAGGAAAAGGTTCTCACCGAGTTCTTAGAAAAGGAGATAGAGGAGATGTTGGACAAACTTCCCGAGAAGGAAAGGAGGGTCATAGAGCTCAGGTTTGGACTGAGGGGGGAGGAACCGAGGACCCTCAGAGAGATAGGGGAGATCCTTAACATATCTAGGGAGAGAGTAAGGCAGCTAGAAACGCGTGCTCTCAGAAAGCTCCGTAACATGGCTATGAAAAAACATCTGAAGGACTTTCTGAGCTGA
- a CDS encoding Do family serine endopeptidase produces the protein MRRVKMLVLALSFLFSLILLDGCKAQKVQQPQVTPAVVQTPVLEQFEKELTKVVESVSPSVVTVLSRQEVNINPFDEDFPFPFPFQIPQERRSLGSGVIIDYKNGKFYILTNNHVVQNAQKIRVRFDPHMEKDARLVGGDPRTDVAVLEVDAKGIDNPAARVAKLGNSDNLKVGQLVIAIGNPYGLERTVTVGVISALRRSIGLTQYESYIQTDAAINPGNSGGPLVNIKGEVIGINTAIVAEGQGLGFAIPINLARWVADQLIEKGKVVRGWLGVVIQDITPEIAETIGIKEGVLIAQVMPSSPAAKAGLRPGDVIIAINGEKVSEVRDLQFRVMKTKPGTEVTLRIVRDKKETDVKVVVGELPESPPSAEAPQQTENLGLSLRDLTPTEQSRLGVKGVLVMGVVPGSPAYRSGVRPGDVIISVNNQPVDNSTQFWQRIEEIKRAGRDRALILIRRGGNNLFLVLYLR, from the coding sequence ATGAGGAGGGTTAAGATGTTGGTTTTGGCACTGTCCTTCCTCTTTTCCCTGATTCTACTGGATGGGTGTAAGGCCCAAAAGGTGCAACAGCCACAGGTAACGCCTGCTGTGGTTCAGACACCTGTGTTGGAACAGTTCGAGAAAGAACTCACAAAGGTGGTGGAGAGCGTTTCCCCCTCTGTGGTCACTGTGCTTAGTAGGCAGGAAGTCAACATAAATCCCTTCGATGAAGATTTTCCCTTCCCCTTCCCCTTCCAGATACCACAGGAAAGAAGGTCCTTAGGTTCTGGTGTCATAATAGACTACAAAAATGGTAAGTTTTACATACTAACCAACAATCATGTGGTTCAGAACGCCCAAAAGATCAGAGTGAGGTTTGACCCTCACATGGAGAAGGACGCAAGACTGGTAGGAGGTGATCCTCGCACAGACGTAGCCGTTCTAGAGGTGGACGCAAAGGGTATAGATAACCCCGCCGCTCGTGTGGCCAAGCTGGGCAACTCCGATAACCTTAAGGTGGGTCAGTTGGTGATAGCCATAGGGAACCCTTACGGTTTGGAAAGGACCGTGACGGTAGGAGTGATATCCGCTTTACGCAGATCCATAGGACTTACCCAGTATGAGAGCTACATACAGACAGACGCTGCCATAAATCCAGGTAACTCAGGTGGACCTTTGGTTAACATAAAGGGCGAGGTGATAGGTATCAACACCGCCATAGTAGCGGAAGGGCAGGGTTTGGGTTTCGCCATTCCCATCAACTTGGCTAGATGGGTGGCAGACCAGCTCATAGAGAAAGGAAAAGTAGTTAGGGGATGGTTGGGTGTGGTGATACAAGATATAACACCTGAAATAGCGGAAACCATAGGTATAAAGGAAGGCGTTCTGATAGCTCAAGTCATGCCATCCAGCCCGGCTGCCAAGGCTGGTCTCAGACCTGGTGACGTAATAATAGCCATAAACGGAGAGAAGGTATCAGAAGTAAGGGATCTTCAGTTCAGGGTAATGAAAACAAAACCTGGTACTGAGGTTACATTACGCATAGTGAGGGACAAGAAGGAAACAGACGTGAAGGTGGTGGTAGGAGAGCTACCAGAAAGTCCCCCTTCAGCGGAGGCACCACAGCAAACAGAAAACTTAGGACTTTCCTTGAGGGACCTGACACCTACCGAACAGTCAAGACTTGGCGTCAAGGGTGTACTGGTGATGGGAGTGGTTCCGGGGAGTCCAGCCTACAGAAGCGGTGTAAGACCCGGCGATGTTATCATCTCTGTCAACAACCAACCGGTGGACAACTCTACTCAGTTCTGGCAAAGAATAGAGGAGATAAAACGTGCTGGTCGTGACAGAGCCCTTATCCTTATCAGGAGAGGTGGAAACAATCTGTTCTTAGTGTTATATTTGAGATAA
- the mnmA gene encoding tRNA 2-thiouridine(34) synthase MnmA: MRIAVGMSGGVDSSVTALLLKEEGHEVIGVTLRFYKAVCNTEDLRVCCSPQDVKDAVLVSQRLGIPHITLDWEKIFYERVIKYFVEGYKEGITPNPCAVCNREVKTGFLARYLRNVALIDRLATGHYVRKIQYMGYSLLARGKDTTRDQSYFMALVRGEDIPLLEFPLGDKTKEEVRKIAEEKGLPTARKRDSQEVCFLMGRSPGEYMKDILGEREGPIVYKGKVVGKHRGYYAYTVGQRRGLSVALGKPVYVTGIDPITNTVFVGDEEELYKDWLLLEDINFHLPMHLWSRPAVQTRYRSKTVEVRDIEKLPNGYKVYLKEPVRAITPGQVCAFYEGDVLLGGGIIRI, encoded by the coding sequence ATGCGTATAGCAGTGGGAATGAGTGGTGGTGTAGACAGTAGCGTGACCGCCCTTTTACTGAAGGAGGAGGGTCACGAAGTTATAGGTGTAACACTGCGCTTTTACAAAGCTGTCTGTAATACAGAGGATCTGCGTGTGTGTTGTTCCCCCCAAGATGTTAAAGACGCTGTTTTAGTTTCCCAGAGGTTAGGTATACCTCACATAACCCTCGACTGGGAAAAGATCTTTTACGAAAGAGTTATCAAGTACTTCGTAGAAGGGTACAAGGAAGGTATCACACCCAATCCCTGTGCCGTGTGTAACAGAGAGGTGAAGACGGGTTTTCTGGCTCGTTACCTGCGTAATGTAGCCCTCATAGACAGATTGGCGACAGGCCATTACGTGAGAAAGATCCAGTACATGGGCTACTCTCTCCTTGCTAGGGGTAAGGACACTACCAGAGACCAATCTTACTTTATGGCTCTTGTAAGGGGAGAAGATATACCATTACTGGAGTTTCCCCTCGGTGATAAGACAAAGGAGGAGGTGAGAAAGATAGCGGAGGAGAAGGGACTTCCCACGGCACGCAAGAGGGATTCCCAAGAGGTATGTTTTCTCATGGGGAGGTCACCTGGAGAGTACATGAAGGATATACTGGGGGAGAGAGAGGGACCTATCGTTTACAAGGGTAAAGTGGTAGGTAAGCATAGGGGTTACTACGCCTACACAGTGGGTCAGAGGAGAGGCCTCTCGGTAGCTTTGGGAAAACCTGTGTATGTGACAGGTATTGACCCCATCACCAACACAGTGTTTGTAGGAGACGAAGAGGAGCTTTACAAGGACTGGTTGTTACTGGAGGATATAAACTTTCATCTTCCCATGCATCTGTGGAGCAGACCTGCGGTACAGACACGATACAGGAGCAAAACGGTAGAGGTTAGAGACATAGAGAAGCTTCCTAACGGTTACAAAGTTTACCTCAAGGAACCTGTAAGGGCCATCACACCCGGGCAAGTTTGTGCCTTTTACGAGGGGGATGTACTGTTGGGAGGGGGAATAATTAGGATATAA
- the dtd gene encoding D-aminoacyl-tRNA deacylase: MRALIQRVKTSWVVVNDKEVARIGMGLNVLLGIGKGDTEEIAQKMAHKILHMRIFEDDGGKMNLSVLDVKGEILVVPQFTLYANTKRGRRPSFEDAEEPSRARELFQYFTQILSQHAPVKAGVFGADMDVFILNWGPVTFLVEI; this comes from the coding sequence ATGCGTGCTCTTATACAAAGGGTTAAAACTTCTTGGGTCGTGGTAAATGATAAGGAGGTGGCGAGGATAGGTATGGGACTAAACGTACTTTTGGGCATAGGAAAGGGGGATACCGAGGAAATCGCTCAGAAGATGGCGCATAAGATCCTCCATATGAGGATATTTGAGGACGATGGGGGAAAGATGAATCTTTCGGTTTTAGATGTGAAGGGGGAGATTTTGGTGGTGCCACAGTTTACTCTCTATGCCAACACCAAGAGAGGTAGAAGACCTAGTTTTGAAGATGCGGAAGAACCCTCTAGAGCAAGGGAGCTGTTTCAGTACTTTACCCAGATACTTTCACAGCATGCTCCTGTGAAAGCGGGAGTTTTCGGAGCAGACATGGACGTTTTTATCCTCAACTGGGGACCTGTAACCTTCTTGGTGGAGATCTAA
- the recR gene encoding recombination mediator RecR, translating to MAYQEYIPPVLKRALEVLTYIPTYGERSASRFVYNFLKLSPEERDEILKTLFELSRSARKCSECGLVSDTDPCRICSDTKRNKRFLCVVEESQDAYAIERLERYTGVYHVLGGRIAPLEGISAEDLNIEGLLRRIENYGVKEVILATNPNVEGEATANYILSLIKKRFPSVKVSRISHGLQFGSLIELADDLSLERSIENRR from the coding sequence ATGGCTTATCAGGAATACATACCGCCGGTTTTAAAAAGGGCGTTGGAGGTGCTAACTTATATACCCACCTACGGCGAGAGGAGTGCCTCTCGTTTTGTGTACAACTTTCTAAAACTGAGCCCAGAGGAGCGTGATGAGATCCTAAAGACTCTTTTTGAACTCTCTCGATCTGCCAGAAAATGCAGCGAGTGTGGTCTTGTATCCGATACGGATCCGTGTAGGATATGTAGCGATACTAAGAGAAATAAGCGCTTTTTGTGTGTGGTAGAGGAATCTCAGGACGCTTACGCTATAGAGCGTCTGGAGAGATACACAGGTGTGTATCACGTTTTGGGAGGGAGGATAGCACCCTTGGAGGGTATCTCCGCAGAGGACCTCAACATAGAAGGCCTTCTTAGGAGAATAGAAAACTACGGTGTGAAGGAGGTTATACTGGCCACAAACCCCAACGTGGAGGGAGAAGCAACGGCCAACTATATTCTTTCCCTCATAAAAAAACGCTTTCCTTCTGTCAAAGTTAGCCGTATATCTCACGGTCTGCAGTTTGGATCCCTCATAGAGTTGGCAGACGATCTGTCCTTGGAAAGATCCATAGAGAACAGACGCTGA
- a CDS encoding class I SAM-dependent methyltransferase, with the protein MRILSVRFSRACHSYDRWAIPQRESAQILRSIRPLYGRVLDAGCGTGMASQGVAEAVGVDISSGMARRYRETGRTAVVGDLHHLPFKDKSFDFAISNFSLHWTDLTKSIPEILRVVRKGFLGALPVEGSLPHTGFPFPQKDVVLYHLEKWGGKIAVSFIREIAIPFRGMDLVRFLHYTGSTYNPAREPGRVLSRKALADLISKIDSTSFVVLFFYCEV; encoded by the coding sequence ATGAGGATACTATCCGTAAGGTTCTCAAGGGCGTGTCACAGTTATGACAGGTGGGCTATACCCCAGAGGGAGAGTGCTCAGATTCTCAGAAGTATAAGACCTCTGTACGGTAGAGTGTTGGACGCCGGCTGTGGCACAGGTATGGCCAGTCAAGGTGTAGCTGAAGCTGTGGGTGTAGATATATCTTCTGGGATGGCACGGCGCTACAGAGAAACAGGAAGAACAGCGGTGGTGGGTGATCTTCATCATCTGCCCTTTAAGGACAAAAGCTTTGACTTTGCCATCAGCAACTTCTCGTTACATTGGACAGATCTAACCAAAAGCATACCGGAGATACTGCGAGTTGTAAGAAAAGGGTTTCTCGGCGCTCTCCCCGTGGAGGGTAGTCTACCCCACACTGGTTTTCCTTTTCCACAGAAGGACGTCGTTCTGTATCATCTGGAAAAGTGGGGAGGAAAGATAGCGGTGTCTTTTATAAGGGAGATAGCCATACCCTTCAGAGGTATGGATCTGGTGCGCTTTCTGCATTACACGGGAAGCACGTATAACCCAGCTCGGGAACCTGGTAGGGTACTTTCCAGAAAAGCTTTGGCCGATCTTATAAGCAAAATTGACAGTACTTCCTTTGTGGTGTTATTCTTTTACTGTGAGGTGTGA
- a CDS encoding OmpA family protein, translated as MKIRGVLLSLLLVCFSQGQQGNLRTLDALSEVQRSIEQAFKEGSSTRDAYHYEKARAYRDISVTLASEMDSVGSKLFALKSMEAVSRAKEGQYNLDTLEPIRPKDLPPYIRVGDLEDITSALFTIRANKGIQCTPKELAYSEAYYEALSYQLKGEVSQPAITMRVYQNLVSYLTEAKRKLEVAKREGLECYVGKREVVKEEEPQESPISTGEKTVEREYLMVPARVHFEFNSYTIKKEYIPLLLEVARILKENPQIRVRIEGYTDNIGSKEYNEKLAFKRAKAVADFLKKQGVPQDKIEIAGFGKEGYIAPNTTPIGRFTNRRADFIVIEVPKEE; from the coding sequence ATGAAGATAAGAGGAGTTCTTTTGTCCTTGCTTTTGGTTTGCTTTTCTCAGGGACAGCAGGGGAATTTGAGGACCTTGGATGCCCTTAGTGAAGTGCAAAGGAGCATAGAGCAGGCTTTCAAGGAAGGCTCATCTACAAGAGACGCTTATCACTATGAGAAAGCCAGGGCTTACAGAGACATATCTGTCACGCTAGCTTCCGAAATGGACAGTGTGGGATCTAAGCTCTTTGCTCTAAAAAGTATGGAGGCTGTATCCAGAGCAAAGGAAGGTCAGTATAATCTGGATACATTGGAACCCATACGCCCCAAAGATCTACCTCCTTACATAAGGGTGGGTGACTTGGAAGATATAACCTCTGCTCTCTTTACCATAAGGGCTAACAAAGGTATCCAATGTACTCCAAAGGAGCTAGCCTACTCGGAAGCTTACTACGAAGCCCTTTCTTACCAGCTAAAAGGAGAGGTATCTCAACCCGCCATCACCATGCGTGTGTATCAAAATCTTGTGTCTTACTTAACAGAAGCAAAAAGGAAGTTGGAGGTGGCCAAGAGAGAGGGGCTCGAGTGCTATGTGGGTAAAAGGGAGGTGGTGAAGGAGGAAGAACCTCAGGAGAGCCCCATATCCACAGGTGAAAAAACTGTGGAGAGAGAGTACCTTATGGTTCCCGCGCGAGTACACTTTGAGTTTAACAGCTACACTATAAAGAAGGAGTACATACCCCTACTCCTGGAAGTGGCGAGAATTCTGAAAGAGAACCCTCAGATAAGGGTGAGGATAGAGGGATACACCGACAACATAGGTTCCAAAGAATACAACGAGAAGTTGGCTTTCAAGAGAGCCAAAGCGGTGGCTGACTTTCTCAAGAAACAGGGGGTACCTCAAGACAAGATAGAGATAGCAGGATTCGGTAAGGAAGGTTACATAGCACCAAATACCACTCCTATAGGTAGATTTACCAACAGGAGAGCTGACTTCATAGTGATAGAAGTACCTAAGGAGGAATAA